The genome window TAAACGTAAAATATCGTCCAAGTATGGCCGAATTTGGCCATTTGCGCTCGTCGGTTAAGTTTAAAAACACGACGCCAAGGCCGTGGATGAGCCCCCAGAGTAAAAAGCTAAGTCCCGCACCGTGCCAGACGCCCGAGATCGCAAAGACTAGCATCACGTTTAGCTGCGTCTGCGCCTGCGTGCCGCGACTGCCTCCCAGCGGGAAATAGACGCACTCTTTAAAAAAATTCATAAGGCTGATGTGCCAATTTTGCCAGAAAATTTTTAAATTTCGCGCCGTAAAAGGACGGTTGAAGTTTTGTGGCAAAACAAAACCGCACATGAGTCCTAGCGCCGTCACGAAGTCCACGTAGCCGCTAAAATCGGCGTAAAGCAGCACGCTGTAGCCAAAAAGCGCGCCTAGAAGCTGCGAGGCGGGTAGGGTGGGTGCGGCAAAAACGGGATTAACTATCTCGAAAAGATGGTTTGCGACGATGAGTTTTTTAAAAAGCGCGGAGCACAAAAGCGCGAATATGACGGGGCTAGCGCGAAAAACCTTGGGTGAATTTAGCGTCTCGAAAAAGGGCTTTGGTCGTAAAATCGGACCCGAAATAATCGCAGCAAAAAAGCTAAGAAAAATCAGCGTATCAATGTAGCCGGGCGCCTCTAGTTCGCCGTCTCGCACGGCCTTTAGCAACAAGATGCTCATAAACGAATAAAACGAAATGCCAAGCGGCAAAATGATGGTTTCTAGTCTCATGACGCCGAATTTGATCGTAAAATACCCGCCGTATTTAAAAAACGCAAGCGCGCAAAGCACGAAAATAACGCCCGCAGCAAACGGAATCGCGGAGTCTTTGCTCTGAGCCGCCCTCACAAAAAGAAAAACCGCGGTACTAAAGATAAAATTTATGATTAAAAATTTAAGCCCGAACGATGCTAAAAACAGATAAGAAAAAGCGAGTAAAACGGCTTTTTGCAGGTGCGGGCGAGTGTTTAAAAAGTAATAAATCGGCCAAAAAATAAAAAAGCACAAGCCAAATTCTATGGAAAAAAGATTCATATCCCGCCTAAATTTTTGCGTAATTATATAAAAAAATTATTTTGGGTTAGGTTAAATTTACGTTTGACGGGAATTTAAAATTTGACTTGCGGTTTTGCTTGGACGGGTTTTAAATTCGGCGTCAAATTTGGGGCTTAAATCTGAGTTCAAACGGCTCAAATTCGCGTCCAAATTTGAGCCCTAAATCTCTCGCCCTCTTGCGTAAAATCAGCCAAATTTAAAGCCGCTCTATCGTCGCTAGCACGTTTGCCGCGTCGTTTGCGGGCTCGGCTACGTCGTTAAATCTTTTTACGACTTCGCCGTTTTTGATGATCAGCGTTTGGCGGCGGTAAAATTTCTTGCCGTCGTTCGTGGTAAAAGTTTGCAAATTTAGCGGTGATTCTAGTTCGAAGTTTTCGTCGCTTAAAAAGATAAAATTCGCACCTACGCTTTGTTTAAACTCATTCATCTTTTCTACGCTTTGGGAGCCGATGGCTATTAGCGTAAAGCCTGCGGATTCTAGCTTTGCAAGGTTTTCTTGGTAGGCTTTGCACTGAAGCGTGCAGCCGGTTAATCCCTTTAAATCCTTTAAATTTTCCGGTAAAAACTTCCCGCTCTCGCCCATTTTGGGATAGGTAAAAACGATGCAGTTTTTGCCGTCCGTTAGCTCGCTAAATTTGACCGGATTTGCGTTTATGTCTTTCATTGCGTCCTCTTTGCGTGTGAATTGTTGAAAAAATAGACTAAAAATAGCACCGCAAAGCTTATAAACAGCATAATCGCCGAATAAACGTGCGCCTTTGTATAATCCATGAGCTCGACGGCCTCGTAGATAGCGATGCTAGCGACCTTAGTTTTGTCCCCCACGCTGCCGCCTATCATCAGCACGACGCCAAACTCGCCCAAGGTATGCGCAAAACTCACTATGAGCGCGGTTAGAAGCGATGGTTTGATGTTTGGCAGAGCGACTCTAAAAAGCGTCTCCCATTTGCCTTTGCCCAGCGAGTAGCTCGCCTCAAAAAGGCTCTTCGGTAGGCTAGCAAATCCCGCCTGAAGCGGCTGAAACATAAAAGGCAGCGAGTAAATACAGCTAGCGATGATGAGGCCTGAAAAGTTAAAAACCAAGCGGATATCAAAGGTTTCCTCGAAAAATTTGCCCAAAAAGTTGTAAGGTGAGAGAAAAACAAGCAGGTAAAATCCAAGCACCGAAGGAGGTAGCACGAGAGGCAGCGAGATCACGGCCTCGAGCACGGGTTTAAATTTAAAACTCGCTCGGCTAAGCCAAAACGCAACCGGCAGCATGAGAAAAAACAGGATCGCAGTCGAAATAAAAGCAAGCTTTAGCGAGAGGTAAAAGGGCGTAAAATCGATATTCATTTTGGCTCGCTTTGCGCGTAAATCTCGGCGTTTCGCTCGTCAAATTTGCCTGATTTCGCACCGTAAAATTCGTTGTTTTCGCTACCGTTTTTTTGTAAATTTAGCCCAAACGCCTTGGCGCTTATCGACGCTTCGTCGCCCGGTTTTAAATTTGCGGCTTCCGCGGCGCTTAGCGCTACTTCGCAAAGCTGCTGACCTACGGAGACGACGGCTACGTAGATGGCGTCGCGTTTTGAGATTTCTAAAATTTTTGCCGGCAGGCTAAATTTCTGCGAGCCTCTGTGCCTCAAAAATATCTCGCCCGGGCCGC of Campylobacter showae contains these proteins:
- a CDS encoding MBOAT family O-acyltransferase gives rise to the protein MNLFSIEFGLCFFIFWPIYYFLNTRPHLQKAVLLAFSYLFLASFGLKFLIINFIFSTAVFLFVRAAQSKDSAIPFAAGVIFVLCALAFFKYGGYFTIKFGVMRLETIILPLGISFYSFMSILLLKAVRDGELEAPGYIDTLIFLSFFAAIISGPILRPKPFFETLNSPKVFRASPVIFALLCSALFKKLIVANHLFEIVNPVFAAPTLPASQLLGALFGYSVLLYADFSGYVDFVTALGLMCGFVLPQNFNRPFTARNLKIFWQNWHISLMNFFKECVYFPLGGSRGTQAQTQLNVMLVFAISGVWHGAGLSFLLWGLIHGLGVVFLNLTDERKWPNSAILGRYFTFIFVSMVWVFFTMDFEGAVRYIGAIFRNSGGELLAICALFAGVFAFVFLYAALDVYPILVKFFENINVIFSAVFLAIFGIIIYFLMPSGMPNFIYQGF
- a CDS encoding redoxin family protein, with product MKDINANPVKFSELTDGKNCIVFTYPKMGESGKFLPENLKDLKGLTGCTLQCKAYQENLAKLESAGFTLIAIGSQSVEKMNEFKQSVGANFIFLSDENFELESPLNLQTFTTNDGKKFYRRQTLIIKNGEVVKRFNDVAEPANDAANVLATIERL
- the modB gene encoding molybdate ABC transporter permease subunit gives rise to the protein MNIDFTPFYLSLKLAFISTAILFFLMLPVAFWLSRASFKFKPVLEAVISLPLVLPPSVLGFYLLVFLSPYNFLGKFFEETFDIRLVFNFSGLIIASCIYSLPFMFQPLQAGFASLPKSLFEASYSLGKGKWETLFRVALPNIKPSLLTALIVSFAHTLGEFGVVLMIGGSVGDKTKVASIAIYEAVELMDYTKAHVYSAIMLFISFAVLFLVYFFNNSHAKRTQ